CATCGTCAGCCCTCAGGGCCAGTAAAGTTCACCATTACCATTCCCAAGAGTTTTAAACCGCAGGTGATACGGTTCAATGCTTGTAGTTTAATAAAATGTGGAAGGATCGAGAGTCAGAGATGATAGAGTGTTCAGGAGAAATATATGTGTCTTAATAGATACTTCCCCTATTGGAATGATATATGGTGGACTACCCAGAAAAACCTACTGAAAGGGATAAAtgggaaaaatttggaatgggGATAATCATCAGTGGAAAGGTTGTTTTTAGAATAATCGTAGAAGGATCAAAGACTAATCCAACTGATAGTACCTTCACAATAATGCCCAAGGTGAAACCCCATACTTCACCCAATGATCTGAAAATAGTACAGATAGTAGAGGTAGAGGACCTTACACAGATGATTGAGATTGAGACAGGATATGGGGATACAAATGCCTGGGCAGAATGGGTAAAATACATAGTTAAGAGTTTAAACAAGAGCAATTGCTATGCATGTGCTTCTGGACATCCGATAGCTCAGGTGGTTCCACCTCCGTTGGGGTGGGGTAAAGACAGACAAGAAATGAGGTGCATGATGGCTTTGTATCAGGATAGAGAGTCCTGGGGTAATCAGTCCTGTAAATCTCTCTCCTTGCTTAataaagacatgaatattaaGTTAGACACCCCTAAGGATGAGACTGCCTAATTAACATATGATGAGGGAGGGACTGTGTGGTATCCGCAGGGAtgaaagggaaaaggggaaggttgtaaggtattgaaattccattggaagagactaaatgaaggtgtggtgatgttgagcgcgggactgtacaaatGAGTGATGATCCTGGACCTCCGGTGTGTCTTGGGACTAAGAGACACCCGGCTCTGCAGACCCGAAATAAAAGCTGaacttgttctccaagactttgtctccagagtagtgattgtgaacacttcaCATTTAACAACAATTAGGAAGCCTTCACTCCCAAAAGTATCTGAAGCCTCGAGCTGAAGACCCAGGATGTGGACCTCAGCTCAGACAGATTTTGGATTTCGCTCGCTGCCAGCGACATGCTGCATTCTGGCAGCGAACACTCGATTATtctttttaagaaataaaatgatgattgtaaagaaataaaaaaaaaattattgcgtTTTTTGAAAACGCTGTTTTCACGAGATCCCCCATTTTTCACAATCCGATTGACTTGGATCTCATTACAAGGGGGTTCCACTGTATTCTTTCATCCAACTCGTTAACATAAGATTAAGAACAACAGGGGATCCAGCACCACCCCacaggtcacaggcctccaatccggAAAACAAGATGACACACGACCACCCCTACTCCAACCACAAGCCAAGATTGTGCTCCAAAGACCAATTCACCCTGGATCCCACGGGACCCGTCGACGATGTTGGTCCTTATCAAAGCCCCTTACTCTTGGCCTTGAAAATGTGTGAACACCTATAACAAATGCGACTTTCAGATCAACCATGACCTTATTGATTGGCGGAGTTGGATGGATGGGCCAGATGCTTTCTCCTGCATGTAGGTTCACATATGCCCCCCACAACAAGAGATTTAAAATTAATGTGGCAAAACAGGGTCCAAGGGCGCAGAGAGCGAAAAATAGCCGAGCCCTTTCCTGATTCCGACTACTCAACGCCGATTTGTACCGAAGTTACACATACCCGCCTCGCCGCTCTCGTTCCCCTCCTCACCGACGCACCTCACAGCTCCAAATCCAGTCGCCTCGCCGTCCGCAGGGACCGACGTCGCCTCGCGAAATGCGCATGCGTGTGTCGCGCGGCCCATCTCCGCGAGGGGGCCCACTCGCACTTTCGGCCGGAGCAACGCCCCATTTCTGGGGCGATCGCCGACTGTCAGAATCGTTCAAATGCTATTATCACCGAACTATGGACATTGAATTGTACTTACTGTGTTCCTTCTCTGCACGGTGTTCAAGACATGTTGGCCACAGAAGTTCCGTTTATTCAGGCAATGATCAAAAGCTCCGCTGCCAGCCTCTGGATGCTCGGCCGAATGACGACACTACGCCGCCCCCGCTGCCGCCTGTCGTCATGGCCAGACCTTTACCCTGACCACGTGAACAGGGGTCCTTGGTCTGAAATGTAAACTTTGCTTTGGAGGATGTGTGGAGGTGGTTCACTCAGTTGATTCTGGAATAGTTTAACCTACGGAGTGCAATTaaagcattttgtttttgtttcagacgtgtagcatctgcagatttgttttttttttgctgcagtgaACGTATTTTTGCTTTGTGCTTCCGAAGCAAAGATTAGAGGGTCCCCAGCTCTCACGCCTCGTGTTCTTTTATTTTTGGGCACCTCCCCCCAGCTTCATAGAGGCAAAACAGTGTCCTTTCTcatgagttgccatctgatgtggtgaatggtcttaagttttaagaatagggtagatacatggatggaagaggactGGAGGTTGacagaatgggagcaggtcaatgggactagcagaataatgatcggcacagactagaagggccaaatggcctgctttctgtgctgtaacattctatgaagtgttggaatctaggggttaaaacagtatgaaataaatgattaattaataagtgtatatttactgcatggttcagggaaaaaggaatgtgattaagtggcaatcacagcagggagcaaagttggctgaacaaaattgtctctccaaaatacagggagaggaaatgcataaaacaatttaggaggaatgctcaaactaaatgaggtggtgagtagcacaggagacacaggccagatcagaacaaagaatggcctgtaagaaacaaagggaatggaaaacaagtctaggaggaagattaaggcaggaggaggtgttaaagagaacagcagaaattggcaggacaagaacagaatggtgattagagatatctggggatgaattaatttctgatcaacacaacgggatagtctggcctggaggattaagatgggagtgctacaccccagatatctgcaaaacaggagatgacttgtgataacccttatgcaaaaagatctagcaaaggaagacaacttttgttctgtatgataatgaaatctagcaaaggaagccaacttttgttctgtatgataaggttgacctatataaactgaaccaactggacaataggggtcagtcttggggagtagctcactgtgcaagtgacctatgaactaatgagtgacccagagctctgttaagttttattcttgtgctgtgtaataaattgactgttgaaccgaataccttctcctatcacttcattcaaagaacgcgctggactcagactacacatagactaaattaagagtaagttaaagccagagtccgacaatttggtgaccccgacgtgatgaaaatggagaagtgacggaagaaaaagatacgaaacaccggtcgattgtggtgtggtgataacaacaagtgaccatcctacaaagggaggtaagcagacgcctgttttaacgaagttctgctattggcaaagataaattgtgtgttgtcactactctgcaaaagccctcgttatagccaaagaataaaacaaaagggggttagagtccccctagtagaacggggttggagtcccctgtagtagaagggggttggagtcctcctagtagaacggggttggagtcccctgtagtagaagggggttggagtcctcctagtagaacggggttggagtcccctgtagtaaaaagggggttggagtcctcctagtagaaagggggttagagtcctcctagtagaacggggttggagtcccctcgtagcgatctcgagagatagctttagacacttggccaattagaataaggtgtatggtgatggttatttgcttctatagtgtgtaataagtatttgattaaggatcgtgtaccatagtagtgtataagtatctgtataaggtgcattgtgatggttatttgtttttatagtgtgtaataagtatttgattaaggatcgtataccatagtagtgtataatcagtatctgtataaggtgtattgttttatagttatttgcttctatagtggttaagtatctgtttaggaatcgtctagtgtatcataatattttataataagtatttgtttaaggatcgtgtgtagtgtgctgctggtgtttataataacgtgggaagggacgaagtagattgcagggtgtcaaaatcacgaagtctaaagggttaaagatcagaacggagatggaaggagtaaatagggatgtagggcaagagctcgggggagacagaggggttcccccatctgtaaaccgacagtgggagaaaacaaggaatcaattactgggaggattaccgaagggagaggagggttacgaacagatatggagagagctgcagaatcaggggaaggttccacgagggtttgaaaaaatccggctggtactgtacttaggagaagcagagagggaagcagccaaggaggtacaggaacatgaggcaaaaggacaaggatctatatggaatagaagaaggtttaaacaacagagagaagtgaaggaacagagaagggcagatttacacattatgacattggcttgcatggctgtggaagcgaaccttcaacatgatattaaacagggatcccataacactaaggagaatacgggggaggtgaagccgtcagccccgttatatccagagttaccggagacattgccaccaccttatcctattccccaaatgccagcgatgcagataagtgaggaaatagtgaatgtcactgagttaacaggtccagaactacatgaggcgaaggagagactgaagagagttgcacaggagagagtggaggaaacaaaagagtgggtgcacgaagtacagaacgatagatgtgcagtaaggaaaaatagtaggggcttgggaagtacagatgagagagagctgggacaagaggagaataggaagggaaatgacccagcgagtgtcagatgggaacgggagagagagcagaacgaggatactgatctagctagtgtgagtgttgagaatgaagaggaggaacagccagtcacgatcaggggaagcatgatcacacataGAAGACAGAGTCAGGATGACCCTCgttcccctttgggatatgcgttgcgggacagggaggaagtacggcttccagaaaggtatagacagatgccgctaatttataagggtccgcaaattggggagaggtatcaacccttctcattcactgacatgaattgtattttggataaaatgccacctccgactgagggaggtggagcgtggatgggaaagttctgccaatatacgatgggacataagatagccataggggattggagagcattattgggtaaacagcttgggctgtgggagatacagcaggtagaaatgatcgcaggaatcactaggtgcctcgatgccgagccatttgccaaccatgctacggcaataggaggggcaatgagagataagttccctgttccccccggtgtcatgcagtccctgaccttttccataaaggaggatgaggagatctcgacttttttgagtcagtgtagggagagttggactgataaagcaggagtacacccagccacagatcccttgcagactacactctttaggtctgcagtaacgagcggactgccagctgtagttaggaaggcattagagaataaccctgatattcctggctgctcgagtgagcaatgggaaaaacatttgacccatcacatgaaatgttacagggctaagcaaaaggacgacaaacatactatggagtcggcacaagtgcaactccttaagcttcaactggaagaggctagaaaaaaggcaaacgaggcaaaaaagatttcctcaaagggtgcgaaccagatgattcagcagccaacgcagccaccacaagggaataatatgagttggcacccggccccatattgggcaccgggtcccacctatgtggccagaatgggaggtccaatgggaggattccgagtaagagggagaggtcggggtgctccacgaatgcagccagccgtatgttttgtatgcggtcagccaggacactggaagagagactgccccctggcttgggatcctcgggacactgggggaaggggatatggaccaccacaaaatgagtattgggtccagccccagagatcgtcagtgccacccccggtacatcaggcacccatgcggctttagctccaaagagacaattccctttgctgacagaggaggagcaatattgcccacagtgacggagcccgagcacccacgagcaggctaggttggcagaccctttcctgcagattaaagttatggacatggaagtatcctttttagtggatacgggagccagattttcaacactcactggcactgaatttcaagataaaacatcatcctctagcgtccagctgatagggttctcgggtacaccagaaaatctgccgttttctacaccactagtcacttctgtggcgggacagacttttacacatcaatacattttgtcagccaggtgccctacaaatctcttgggcagagacctgttggtcaagtgcggagcatcgatcctttgtggacccagcggaatagaggtcacctttccaaatggatattctatgaactgttcagtaactacactgcattccagttctcagatgttgttggcggcagctggaggatccgcgtctgagggacaatgggctgacatttactgggggctgctgcaaccagaggacccacagaagggagggctgctaaagctttataatcaatggaagccgtggatccagacgttacacccgtatacccctccctcggaccctccccatatgaccctcttttacgatagggatggggatgaaatgtatcagcatgccttttatgaagaggtagagggcaggcaatgggaaattaattcggactacatagtgataggaaaggagggagtggccgctgcggtggcactgacatctgaacagctggaatggtatgagatggcaggtgaggccattcctcatgtcacccttgcaattggcactactcatcaggcaaaagatttgggaccgatgtgtcggaacttgaagtccctaagggactggtctgacacccaaataccgacagtgcagttctcctcatctggtcaggcatacagaattttgtctccgacacatgatcaagtcctccttgagcatagacagattgaacgctttcatggtagagagaagatggatcaccccgactcggcccctatgctagattctctccctgagaacctgtggtcagtgggaccagcagatgtgggtttttgtcagcaggttgatcccataaccttcgaactgtcagatttcacccctatttggcagatgcagtatccccacaaacctgatgctgaggaaggtttggcaaagaccattgatggccttatgtattcaggggtgttggaacattcgcgttctagttggaatacacccattttaccggttcctaaacaagacacgggcaaatatcggatggcccatgacttaaggcgcatcaatggtattgtgagtacacccacagttccagtaccaaacccatatactgccatgactgctttaacccccaaccacaagtggttctcttgcatagatttagcgaatgctttcttttgcttgccgctggcagaaccattaagagatgtgttttcgttcacgtatagaggtagaaagttgcggtatactaggcttccacagggctttattttatctccagggattttcaatcaggtgttgaaagaacagctgggggggctagcactgccaggtggggtagttctgatccagtatgtagatgacatcctattagcagcacctgatcatacttcctgtttggaggccacctgtctcctgctagtgcagctgttcaaggcaggctttaaagactctcgctcaaagctgcaatgctgcaggcaggtggtcacctttttagggagaatggtctcagcgaaaggcacagggatttcccctgcacatcgaacagcgatactacatcatacaaaaccaaagacagttaaagagatgctttcgtttttgggtttgtcaggttatagtaggcagtttatcccatcgtatggtgagttgacacatccactgcgaactttggtgaatgagcaggggatgaggaacctgggagctacacttgattggactgcacaggctgagatgagttttattctattgaagcaagctcttacaacagctacagatttggcgattccaaattataaactacctttctttttggatgtttctgaaaaagcacacacaattgatggtgttctttttcagaaaaaagggggtggaagatgtgtgcttatgtatgtgagtatcacactagacccaacggaagacagacacccaccatgtacgagacatgcagcgggagtagcaaagattttacaaaaggtggcacacatagtaatgggacatggcctgacggtattaacaacacatagcattgtagcatttgtgagctcgacagcatttacaatgacttcactaaggcagacgagactagaaaagatcctgaatgctccaaatgttacatttacccatgaaggcattaacatggcagacaatatgggagagggagaaccacactgttgtgagaagagggtagtgaaggatattaaaataagacctgacctacaggctacacccttaagagaaccagatgaaaccttgtttacagatgggtgctgttacagacaccccacagatggattgaaagctgcctatgcggtggtacgaaaaactacaggaggatttgaagaaatcattacagggacagtgagaggaaaggagtcagcacaactcgcagaactacagggaatgatagcagcattagaatgggcagaagggaaggaggtcaatatatatacagactcggcatatgtggtagggacaattcaggtcgaacttagtcaatggattagaagtgggtttttaacagcagcaatgaccccaattaaacacgagaaggatgttaggaaactggctgaggccctcctgaaaccaagggcattagcagttcttaaatgtaaaggacatgatagaacagatacgatggtggctcggggaaatcaggaagcggacatggccgctaaaagggcagcaggatacggccctcagtttattatgatacaggcagacagaacagcacatgacttattaccaccgtgtagggtagaagtaatagtacaggaacaagcaaaggcatcacctcaggaaaggatggtatgggaggaaaggggggcaaccaaggatcaaggactatggagatcgatagacgggaggccagttttaccatctggactcatgaaacccctcctcgaggaggcgcatgggctaacacactgtggaaagaagcagatgataaggtacttgatacattggtggcaccccttcctgccggcgatggtggagaaccatattagagagtgtgatgtatgtatagctttcaatgtcaaagcgactgtaaagccacatgaaggtcagttccctctacctaagttaccagggcaggaaatcgtactggattatacggacatgattgagagggtaagtggctatcgatacctcttagtagcagtagatgtgttcacagggtggccggaggcaatccctgccaaaagagaagatgcaaggacggtatgtaaattcctgatcaaccagtatattctgaGACACGGATTCCCTAGAAAAATCAGgtctgataatggaagtcattttaagaataataatctacaggaggtagaagcaatgttgggattgaaacatgcctttggaacggtgtaccatccgcaatcccaagggaaagtggagaggatgaaccaaacaataaaaagtaagatcgggaaagtacaggcacggaccaaactaaattgggtggatgcgttgcccctggcattaatgtcagtaaggagttcggtaagttctgtgacaggatttactccatatgaactacaaacagggcaccagtttccaggaccgggagccggaattcagacaacgaagaatgaggtaagctcaatgggatgcaagctttattatgaaaaactaacggctctggtgtcagatttttcacaacaggtcacaagtcccatcagagaaggggaaacaccgataccttcagtcgcggagtgggttctgctaaaggtcatcaaaagaaagtggtcggagcccaggtggacaggaccctacagagtggtggagaggacgtcccacgcggttcgactacaaggaaaaggcgagacgtggtatcattggagtcagtgtgcagcaacggacccaccgacacggacactggaacagattcgaacggaggtgactgagaacctgtgaagcaaccacggactaagaacacttaacgtcccttttttaaagagactattggactacagtgactgtgtatcagtggttgacggcataatcaatttattggcatcaaaacaatgaaaggagctgggatgaatactatgtggggactatgggtactggtattccgagcccttgaaggggctggagtagaaaaccactgtacaaagtgtgtgcactcggcctgggggtcgcacaacgaaaaagaacagtactttgctgattggactaactttcctaAACACTGTGTGGGGACTCACACGGGACGTAAGTGTATgcataatggacaagtgtatgatgttaaattcaataagggcTCTTTACAGTTCACGTCAAATCGAGACCGCTGTCCCCAAGgagtaacatggttttgtgccccGGAGGGAGACCAAGATAAGGAGAAAGGGGGCTCAATTCCCATTCAGAGGATACAGTGGGACCCCATGTggcaaaagaaaaaaacaacCATACGTATGGGACAGAGAAAAGGGGGATATCTATGACAATGCTAAACGCCAGGCTGCCACTCACAGAGTAGGGGACAACAGATGGGTAGACCTTTGCCAAACTACGGCAGAACTCTTGGGGGTTAAAAActgttgggtatgtgggggacccACAAGAGATGGATCATGGCCATGGAGCGGGGAGCCCCTGGAAGTATGGGAGTTGATGAGTTTTCACGGATCGGCAGATGAAACGCGCCCCCGCCAGACATGGCATCTAGCTAATCACCCATTGGGAGAGGAATGTATCAGGAAGGAGCAAGGCAAGCATTATAAAGGAGACTCGAAGTGCACAAGGGTTAAGATCTTGGGGAAGTTCCCTCGATGGCATCCTCAGCGACCCCGGTGGTTCCTGTCCCCACAGAAGGTAACACATTGTAGACCTATAACAGATAACTCCCGTGGGAAAGGGGTATGGAATTGCACAGGCGTTAATCCATATGAAGGGGTTCCCTCACTCAGACAATTTTGGGCTCATCCCTATCCACACGGATTTGCCccagagggtttatattggatttgtgggaatacggcttacacttttttggagccagactggaggggaacgtgctgtataggtatcattcaaccacaatttgtgctgttaccacagaacgactcccatcagttagcagcgcgtgtatatcaggggctccgccagaagagggatttaaagatcggtgagtggggagaggactggcctccagagcgcattatTTCTTATTATGGACCTGCTACTTGGGCACAGGATGGGTCCTGGGGATATCGAACcccaatttacatgttaaaccgtctgattcgtttacaagctattttggaaattatcaccaatgaCACCGCCGCAGCCCTTGATCTGTtggcagaagagcagcaacagattaGGGCCACGGTGTTTCAGAACCGCTTAGCTTTAGACTACTTGTTAGCCACtgaagggggtgtgtgtgggaaattGAATGTCACTAattgtttaaaaatcgatgacaatgggcaagcagtaaaagagatttcatctggcattcgcaaattagctcatgtCCCGGTTCAGAACTGGCGACCCTGGGGCAGCTCATGGCTGGGAAACTTGTTCTCTGGAGCctggggatggatacagactgcagtgctagttgctggagtTGTGGTGTTGGCGTTGGTCCTGATCCCGTGCATCCTTCCCCACCTCCAGTGCCTGATTCAACGAGCgttgtcacagagagacatccccagaccccaaggcatgtatttgtcacTACTGCCCTCCCAAGAGTATAGTGACTACAAGTGGTCAGAGATGCCGGCCCTTGCaataactcctgaggtcttggtctgATAAGGGaacaggtggttggtctcattttcatgagaccaaaagggggactgttggaatctaggggttaaaacagtatgaaataaatgattaattaataagtgtatatttactgcatggttcagggaaaaaggaatgtgattaagtggcaatcacagcagggagcaaagttggctgaacaaaattgtctctccaaaatacagggagaggaaatgcataaaacaatttaggaggaatgctcaaactaaatgaggtggtgagtagcacaggagacacaggccagatcagaacaaagaatggcctgtaagaaacaaagggaatggaaaacaagtctaggaggaagattaaggcaggaggaggtgttaaagagaacagcagaaattggcaggacaagaacagaatggtgattagagatatctggggatgaattaatttctgatcaacacaacgggatagtctggcctggaggattaagatgggagtgctacaccccagatatctgcaaaacaggagatgacttgtgataacccttatgcaaaaagatctagcaaaggaagacaacttttgttctgtatgataatgaaatctagcaaaggaagccaacttttgttctgtatgataag
This genomic window from Narcine bancroftii isolate sNarBan1 chromosome 3, sNarBan1.hap1, whole genome shotgun sequence contains:
- the LOC138757309 gene encoding uncharacterized protein isoform X2: MPPTTRDLKLMWQNRVQGRRERKIAEPFPDSDYSTPICTEVTHTRLAALVPLLTDAPHSSKSSRLAVRRDRRRLAKCACVCRAAHLREGAHSHFRPEQRPISGAIADCQNRSNAIITELWTLNCTYCVPSLHGVQDMLATEVPFIQAMIKSSAASLWMLGRMTTLRRPRCRLSSWPDLYPDHVNRGPWSEM
- the LOC138757309 gene encoding uncharacterized protein isoform X1: MEGVNRDVGQELGGDRGVPPSVNRQWEKTRNQLLGGLPKGEEGYEQIWRELQNQGKVPRGFEKIRLVLYLGEAEREAAKEVQEHEAKGQGSIWNRRRFKQQREVKEQRRADLHIMTLACMAVEANLQHDIKQGSHNTKENTGEVKPSAPLYPELPETLPPPYPIPQMPAMQISEEIVNVTELTGPELHEAKERLKRVAQERVEETKEWVHEVQNDRCAVRKNSRGLGSTDERELGQEENRKGNDPASVRWEREREQNEDTDLASVSVENEEEEQPVTIRGSMITHRRQSQDDPRSPLGYALRDREEVRLPERYRQMPLIYKGPQIGERYQPFSFTDMNCILDKMPPPTEGGGAWMGKFCQYTMGHKIAIGDWRALLGKQLGLWEIQQVEMIAGITRCLDAEPFANHATAIGGAMRDKFPVPPGVMQSLTFSIKEDEEISTFLSQCRESWTDKAGVHPATDPLQTTLFRSAVTSGLPAVVRKALENNPDIPGCSSEQWEKHLTHHMKCYRAKQKDDKHTMESAQVQLLKLQLEEARKKANEAKKISSKGANQMIQQPTQPPQGNNMSWHPAPYWAPGPTYVARMGGPMGGFRVRGRGRGAPRMQPAVCFVCGQPGHWKRDCPLAWDPRDTGGRGYGPPQNEYWVQPQRSSVPPPVHQAPMRL